The following coding sequences are from one Shewanella eurypsychrophilus window:
- a CDS encoding class I SAM-dependent rRNA methyltransferase produces MSISTFLASALEKRHQLLTQAKASNTDCYRVFHGTVEGINGLNIDRYGEAWLIQSFHQALSDDELQEISDSLTQVEELPVIYNDRSDKNSRVMNKLDVINDDFANQAQVMHENGIKFTSKLRHEGQDPLLFLDMRVGREFVQANSHNKTVLNLFSYTCGIGTAAAVGGATRVMNIDFSSFALAAGKTNAELNQVSDVCEFIQSDAFPALRQLAGLKVAGRRNQKLPKYPKLPATQFDLVFLDPPRFAKSPFGIVDLINDYQSLFKPALLTTKAGGTIVCCNNVAKVDREAWFDALVRCVEKQGRTVSSHSWLDCHADFPSFDGNHPLKIVALTVD; encoded by the coding sequence ATGTCTATCTCTACATTTTTAGCCTCCGCCCTCGAAAAACGCCATCAATTGCTTACCCAAGCTAAGGCAAGTAATACTGATTGTTATCGCGTATTTCATGGCACAGTCGAAGGCATTAATGGTTTAAACATAGACAGGTATGGCGAAGCCTGGTTAATCCAGAGTTTTCATCAAGCATTAAGTGATGATGAACTTCAAGAGATCAGTGACTCACTCACACAAGTGGAAGAGTTACCCGTGATCTACAACGATCGCTCAGACAAAAATTCTCGAGTGATGAACAAGCTGGATGTGATTAATGATGACTTTGCTAACCAAGCTCAAGTCATGCATGAAAATGGCATTAAGTTCACCTCTAAACTGCGTCACGAAGGACAAGACCCACTGCTGTTTCTGGATATGAGAGTAGGTCGTGAATTCGTCCAAGCCAATAGCCATAACAAGACAGTGCTTAACTTGTTCTCCTATACCTGTGGTATCGGCACTGCGGCCGCAGTGGGCGGCGCAACTCGAGTCATGAATATAGATTTCTCCTCATTTGCATTAGCCGCTGGCAAAACAAATGCAGAGCTCAATCAAGTAAGTGATGTTTGCGAGTTTATTCAGAGTGATGCCTTTCCAGCGCTGAGACAGCTAGCAGGCCTTAAAGTGGCTGGCCGTCGTAACCAGAAGCTACCTAAATATCCCAAATTACCGGCGACGCAATTTGACCTCGTCTTTCTTGATCCACCACGCTTTGCCAAGAGCCCCTTCGGCATTGTCGATCTGATCAATGATTATCAAAGCCTGTTTAAACCTGCGCTACTGACTACAAAAGCGGGCGGTACGATTGTCTGTTGTAATAACGTCGCCAAAGTCGACCGTGAAGCTTGGTTTGATGCACTTGTGCGTTGTGTCGAAAAGCAGGGACGAACAGTTAGCAGTCATAGCTGGCTGGATTGCCATGCCGATTTCCCATCGTTTGACGGTAATCATCCATTAAAGATCGTCGCGTTAACGGTTGATTAA
- a CDS encoding class II fumarate hydratase, which translates to MTTRIEKDSMGELQVPASALYGAQTQRAVNNFPISGKRMPESFIRALLLAKSAAAQANAKLALLPQDMADGISAAVSQLLDEKEMMQHFPVDVFQTGSGTSSNMNANEVLATLASKISNQTVGANDHVNYGQSSNDIIPSSIHISAAMELENSLLPALEHLLKVIKQKAGEVDHHIKTGRTHLMDAMPVRMSQSLLSWASQIEHNIDLIDGIKPRLQSLAQGGTAVGTGINAHEDFAAEFNHQLSEMTGLTFTQASNFFSHIGTQDIAVSLSGQLKTTAVSMMKIANDLRWMNSGPLAGLGEIELQALQPGSSIMPGKVNPVIPEAATMVAAQVIGNDSAITVGGQAGNFELNVMLPMIADNLLSSINLLANVSYLLADKAIATFKVNEAQLQKALARNPILVTALNPIIGYAKAAEIAKKAYKEGRAVLDVAEEETDISREELEKLLDPAKLTLGGL; encoded by the coding sequence ATGACGACACGTATTGAAAAAGACAGCATGGGAGAGCTTCAGGTGCCAGCTTCGGCGCTATACGGCGCCCAAACACAGCGAGCGGTGAACAACTTTCCAATCAGTGGTAAGAGAATGCCTGAGTCATTTATTCGTGCCTTACTGCTGGCTAAATCGGCTGCGGCCCAGGCGAACGCAAAGCTAGCCTTGTTGCCACAAGATATGGCAGATGGTATCTCAGCTGCAGTGTCTCAGCTGCTCGATGAGAAGGAGATGATGCAGCACTTCCCGGTGGATGTGTTTCAAACTGGCTCAGGCACGAGTTCGAACATGAACGCCAACGAAGTATTGGCCACGTTAGCGTCAAAAATTTCCAATCAAACTGTAGGTGCCAATGACCATGTCAATTATGGTCAGAGTAGTAACGATATCATTCCCTCCAGTATTCATATCAGTGCTGCCATGGAGCTGGAAAATAGCCTGTTACCTGCGCTGGAACATCTGCTGAAAGTGATTAAACAGAAGGCGGGCGAAGTCGATCACCATATCAAGACCGGCCGGACTCATCTTATGGATGCTATGCCGGTGCGTATGAGTCAGAGCTTGCTGAGTTGGGCTAGCCAGATAGAACACAATATTGATCTGATTGATGGGATTAAGCCGAGATTACAGAGCCTAGCTCAGGGAGGGACGGCGGTTGGCACTGGGATTAATGCCCATGAAGATTTTGCGGCAGAATTTAATCATCAACTCAGTGAGATGACAGGTCTCACGTTTACCCAAGCGAGCAATTTTTTCAGTCATATTGGTACTCAAGACATCGCAGTTTCATTGTCGGGACAGTTGAAAACCACGGCCGTATCTATGATGAAGATAGCTAACGATCTGCGTTGGATGAATTCGGGACCTTTAGCTGGACTCGGTGAGATTGAGCTGCAAGCCTTACAACCTGGTTCGTCTATCATGCCGGGTAAGGTCAATCCGGTGATCCCCGAGGCTGCGACTATGGTGGCGGCTCAGGTCATAGGTAACGATAGCGCTATCACAGTGGGTGGTCAGGCGGGGAATTTTGAATTAAATGTGATGCTGCCTATGATTGCTGACAACTTGCTTTCAAGCATAAATCTGCTGGCTAATGTCAGTTATCTATTGGCAGATAAGGCGATAGCGACATTCAAGGTTAACGAGGCGCAATTGCAGAAAGCCTTGGCGCGTAACCCCATCTTAGTGACCGCGCTTAACCCGATTATCGGCTATGCTAAGGCTGCTGAAATTGCTAAGAAAGCCTATAAAGAAGGCCGAGCCGTATTGGATGTGGCCGAGGAAGAAACTGACATCTCTCGAGAAGAGCTTGAGAAGCTTTTAGATCCGGCCAAGCTCACCTTAGGTGGTTTGTAA
- a CDS encoding alkyl/aryl-sulfatase: protein MLNHHNKINSRLERVPKNNYKQSIRAIFPSLCALVLVACQPQVDINHKAASAPVLPDAVDSFGFTPATHHTLEANSALLTQLPFEDMQDFTDANRGFIAKLPDLKVVDAQGKNIWDRPAYDFIQGEAPASVNPSLWRQASLNNIHGLFEVTQGVYQVRGFDLANMTVIAGKSGWIIVDPLTTAETAKAALAFVNNQLGERPVSGIIFTHSHMDHFGGALGLLDDAQLADIGAIDIVAPAGFMHEATSENVMAGTAMSRRAMYMYGKQLPRSPRGHIDSGLGKEPAFGTFSILAPTITVEVDETKVIDGVKFEFQIVSGTEAPSEFTFYLPELQAYCGAELVSKTMHNLYTLRGAKVRDALEWSRSIDEALTNQQEAKVYFGSHHWPIWGGDAIADFLGKQRDTYKYIHDQSVRMLNQGLTPAEIAEAIEMPPALASTFASRGYYGTAKHNAKAVYQAYLGWYDANPANLDPLPESQSAQKYVDLMGGAAAVLAHGEQAFVTGEYRWAAELLNKLVFADSTNLAAKELLAKSYDQLGYQAESAAWRDVYLSAAFELRHGTPEKGIDLVSMKQILLRSPVENFLQSMASRVIGPEAFGKHYLLNINFIDLDENYVLELNNSVLHHRKAAKDQNADVTLNISHELFIDLIIGHAGASDLLFSDELNIEGSKLDLVSFFRLLDKPKGVFDIVTP from the coding sequence ATGTTGAATCATCATAATAAAATCAATAGCCGTTTAGAGCGTGTGCCTAAGAATAATTATAAGCAAAGCATAAGAGCTATCTTTCCCAGTCTCTGCGCCTTAGTGCTGGTGGCCTGTCAGCCTCAAGTCGATATCAATCACAAAGCAGCATCAGCTCCAGTATTGCCTGATGCTGTCGACTCCTTTGGCTTTACCCCCGCGACTCATCATACTTTAGAGGCAAACTCTGCACTGCTGACTCAGCTGCCTTTCGAGGATATGCAAGATTTCACCGATGCAAACCGAGGTTTTATCGCTAAGCTGCCTGATTTGAAAGTGGTCGATGCGCAGGGGAAAAATATCTGGGACAGGCCTGCCTATGATTTTATTCAGGGAGAGGCACCAGCGAGTGTTAACCCGAGTCTATGGCGACAGGCGAGTTTGAATAACATCCACGGATTATTTGAAGTGACCCAGGGGGTATATCAGGTTCGTGGTTTCGACTTAGCGAACATGACAGTGATCGCCGGAAAATCAGGTTGGATCATCGTCGATCCTTTGACCACGGCAGAAACAGCAAAGGCTGCTCTAGCATTTGTAAATAATCAGCTCGGTGAAAGACCTGTCTCAGGCATTATCTTTACTCATAGCCATATGGATCATTTTGGTGGGGCTCTAGGTCTACTGGATGATGCACAACTTGCTGATATTGGCGCGATAGATATAGTCGCACCAGCTGGTTTTATGCATGAGGCCACCAGTGAAAATGTCATGGCCGGAACAGCCATGAGCCGCCGCGCCATGTACATGTATGGCAAACAGCTACCTAGATCGCCTCGGGGGCATATCGATTCGGGCTTAGGTAAGGAGCCAGCATTTGGTACGTTCAGTATCCTGGCGCCGACTATCACAGTTGAAGTCGATGAGACTAAGGTGATCGATGGGGTGAAGTTCGAGTTTCAGATAGTATCCGGTACAGAGGCTCCCTCTGAATTTACCTTTTATTTGCCAGAGCTGCAGGCCTATTGCGGCGCCGAGCTAGTCTCTAAGACCATGCATAATCTCTATACCTTGCGTGGAGCGAAAGTCAGGGATGCATTGGAATGGAGTCGCTCGATTGATGAGGCACTCACTAATCAGCAAGAGGCCAAGGTCTATTTCGGCAGCCATCATTGGCCGATATGGGGTGGGGATGCCATCGCTGATTTCTTAGGAAAGCAGAGAGACACTTATAAATACATTCACGATCAATCTGTACGCATGCTCAACCAGGGGCTAACGCCTGCCGAGATAGCCGAAGCGATCGAGATGCCACCAGCGCTAGCGAGTACCTTCGCCAGTCGAGGCTATTATGGCACAGCTAAACACAATGCTAAGGCTGTCTATCAGGCTTATCTTGGTTGGTATGATGCTAATCCGGCTAACTTGGATCCTTTGCCTGAGTCTCAATCGGCTCAAAAATATGTCGACCTGATGGGAGGCGCGGCTGCGGTGCTAGCTCATGGGGAGCAAGCCTTTGTTACTGGGGAATATCGTTGGGCCGCTGAACTGCTCAATAAGCTCGTTTTTGCTGACAGTACTAATCTAGCCGCTAAGGAGTTACTGGCTAAGAGTTATGATCAACTTGGCTATCAAGCAGAGTCTGCCGCTTGGCGTGATGTGTATCTATCGGCTGCATTTGAGTTACGTCATGGTACTCCGGAGAAGGGCATAGATTTAGTTTCTATGAAGCAGATATTACTGCGCTCTCCGGTGGAGAACTTCCTGCAATCCATGGCATCACGTGTGATCGGCCCCGAAGCGTTTGGTAAGCATTATTTGCTCAATATTAACTTTATCGATCTCGATGAAAACTATGTATTGGAGCTGAACAATTCAGTCTTACATCACCGCAAAGCAGCTAAGGATCAGAATGCCGATGTGACCTTAAATATCAGTCATGAGCTATTCATCGATCTGATCATAGGTCATGCCGGGGCTTCGGATCTCTTGTTCTCCGATGAGCTCAATATTGAGGGCAGCAAGTTGGATCTAGTGAGCTTCTTTAGATTATTGGATAAGCCCAAAGGCGTGTTCGATATCGTTACACCATAG